From Streptomyces sp. HUAS MG91, the proteins below share one genomic window:
- a CDS encoding NADP-dependent oxidoreductase, with the protein MKAARFSAFGDPDVLGIVDLPDPHPGPGEVRIAVRAAGVNASDWKKRRGLMDQELPQTLGYEAAGVVDEVGAGVTDVAVGDRVFGFCPDGAAQAERAVLAVYAPVPPSLGFAAAAALPSSVETAVRALDQLGVGRGDTVLVNGASGSVGSAAVQFAVARGARVIGTAGPANHAHLRSLGAEPVAYGDGLVERVRELAPDGVDLALDVAGSGVLPELIGLAGGAEHVLTVADVAGAREHGVRFSRGDDGRAIHALADLGPLIEAGRFAPPVVTTFPLAGIAEAHRAGESGRVRGKLVLLVG; encoded by the coding sequence ATGAAGGCCGCCCGCTTCAGCGCGTTCGGGGACCCCGACGTCCTCGGCATCGTCGACCTGCCCGATCCGCACCCGGGCCCCGGCGAGGTGCGGATCGCGGTGCGCGCGGCCGGGGTCAACGCCAGCGACTGGAAGAAGCGGCGCGGCCTGATGGACCAGGAACTTCCGCAGACCCTGGGCTACGAGGCGGCGGGCGTCGTCGACGAGGTGGGCGCGGGCGTCACGGACGTGGCCGTCGGCGACCGTGTCTTCGGCTTCTGCCCCGACGGCGCGGCCCAGGCCGAACGGGCGGTTCTGGCGGTGTACGCGCCGGTCCCGCCGTCGCTCGGCTTCGCCGCTGCCGCCGCGCTGCCCAGTTCCGTCGAGACGGCGGTGCGGGCACTGGACCAGCTCGGCGTCGGACGCGGCGACACCGTGCTCGTCAACGGCGCCTCCGGCAGCGTGGGCAGTGCGGCGGTGCAGTTCGCGGTGGCGCGCGGGGCGCGGGTGATCGGCACCGCGGGTCCGGCCAACCACGCCCACCTGCGCTCCCTGGGCGCCGAGCCGGTGGCCTACGGCGACGGACTCGTCGAGCGGGTGCGGGAGTTGGCGCCCGACGGGGTCGACCTGGCGCTCGATGTCGCCGGGAGCGGGGTGCTGCCCGAGCTGATCGGGCTGGCCGGCGGTGCGGAGCACGTGCTGACCGTCGCCGACGTCGCCGGTGCGCGGGAGCACGGGGTGCGGTTCAGCCGCGGCGACGACGGACGCGCGATCCACGCGCTGGCCGACCTCGGACCGCTGATCGAGGCCGGGCGTTTCGCGCCGCCCGTCGTGACCACCTTTCCGCTCGCCGGGATCGCGGAGGCGCACCGGGCCGGCGAGAGCGGCCGGGTGCGCGGGAAGCTCGTTCTGCTCGTCGGCTGA
- a CDS encoding sugar transferase — MRQGGLVGPFSSTRGRLTDEAISQPANDWEQRYRRSVITSDMVATALVVAGIGNFFGARDAANWHEKWGILAFGTELLVLAALTVSRAWAPAVLGQGAEEFRRLGRSLFTATVVLALGGIALTSRNIKLWIFVAIPAIGIVTMTERYLLRLWLHKQRKEGQCLRPVLAAGSPATVHDLITRTRKFPHLGWRIEAVCTTDGLGPDGDHLDGVPVVGQLADLAGHVHRDGYRVVAVTPDPHWTPDRLQRLAWNLEGSDAEMVVAPVLMEVAGPRLHVDAVLGIPLLRVSLPTFTGARRAIKAAVDRLGAALLLVLFAPLMAFVGLSVLLDSRGGVFYRQRRVGKDGQEFTILKFRTMVAGAHAARAELADRDEGAGLLFKMRRDPRVTRVGTVLRRYSLDELPQLFNVLTGAMSLVGPRPPLPEESAAYGPDIRRRLLVKPGLTGLWQISGRSDLPWEEAVRLDLRYVEDWSLALDTVILWKTLRAVIHGQGAY, encoded by the coding sequence GTGCGGCAGGGGGGATTAGTCGGCCCTTTTTCGTCGACGCGAGGGCGTCTGACGGATGAGGCGATCAGCCAGCCGGCGAACGACTGGGAGCAGCGGTACCGCCGCTCCGTCATCACGAGCGACATGGTGGCCACCGCCCTGGTGGTCGCGGGCATAGGCAACTTCTTCGGCGCGCGCGACGCGGCCAACTGGCACGAGAAGTGGGGGATCCTGGCCTTCGGCACCGAGCTGCTGGTGCTGGCCGCCCTCACGGTGAGCCGTGCCTGGGCACCCGCCGTCCTCGGCCAGGGCGCCGAGGAGTTCCGCCGTCTGGGGCGCTCGCTGTTCACGGCGACCGTCGTGCTCGCGCTCGGCGGCATAGCGCTCACCTCGCGGAACATCAAACTCTGGATCTTCGTCGCGATACCCGCGATCGGGATCGTCACCATGACCGAGCGGTATCTGCTCCGCCTCTGGCTGCACAAGCAGCGCAAGGAAGGGCAGTGCCTCAGACCCGTGCTCGCCGCCGGAAGCCCGGCCACGGTGCACGACCTGATCACCCGGACCCGCAAGTTCCCGCATCTCGGCTGGCGGATCGAGGCCGTGTGCACGACGGACGGGCTCGGGCCCGACGGCGACCACCTCGACGGGGTGCCGGTCGTCGGCCAACTCGCCGACCTCGCCGGCCATGTGCACCGCGACGGCTATCGCGTCGTCGCCGTCACCCCCGACCCGCACTGGACCCCGGACCGGCTGCAGCGACTGGCCTGGAACCTGGAGGGCAGTGACGCCGAGATGGTTGTGGCCCCCGTGCTGATGGAGGTGGCCGGCCCGCGCCTGCACGTCGACGCGGTGCTCGGGATCCCGCTGCTGCGGGTCAGCCTGCCGACCTTCACCGGGGCCCGCCGGGCCATCAAGGCGGCCGTCGACCGGCTGGGCGCGGCACTGCTGCTGGTGCTGTTCGCACCGCTGATGGCGTTCGTCGGACTGTCCGTCCTGCTGGACAGCCGCGGCGGGGTGTTCTACCGCCAGCGCCGAGTCGGCAAGGACGGCCAGGAGTTCACCATTCTCAAGTTCCGCACCATGGTCGCCGGAGCCCACGCGGCACGCGCCGAGCTGGCCGACCGCGACGAGGGCGCGGGACTGCTGTTCAAGATGCGCCGGGACCCGCGGGTGACCCGGGTGGGAACCGTGCTGCGCCGGTACTCGCTCGACGAGCTCCCGCAGCTGTTCAACGTACTCACCGGGGCGATGTCGCTCGTCGGCCCGCGGCCTCCGCTGCCGGAGGAGTCCGCCGCGTACGGACCGGACATAAGGCGCCGGCTGCTGGTCAAGCCCGGACTCACCGGGCTGTGGCAGATCAGCGGGCGCAGCGACCTGCCGTGGGAGGAGGCCGTCCGCCTCGACCTGCGGTACGTGGAGGACTGGTCACTCGCCCTGGACACAGTGATCTTGTGGAAGACGCTGCGAGCGGTGATCCATGGACAGGGGGCGTACTGA
- a CDS encoding STAS domain-containing protein has protein sequence MTTYTALSVTADEPCDGVLTLRVAGELDYDTDAIFTRLTEAALHGRPDVGTVLLDCAELRGVDSMGLSALLALHRRLDRDGLTLRITGRSPRLDRLLTVTGTFEHLVGEAEPGEDEREQAVADAEDAPRGPAG, from the coding sequence ATGACCACGTACACCGCCCTGAGCGTGACCGCCGACGAGCCGTGCGACGGCGTACTGACCCTGAGGGTCGCCGGTGAGCTCGACTACGACACCGACGCCATCTTCACCCGGCTGACGGAGGCCGCTCTGCACGGGCGGCCGGACGTCGGCACCGTCCTGCTGGACTGCGCCGAGCTGCGCGGCGTCGACTCCATGGGGCTCTCCGCGCTCCTCGCGCTGCACCGCCGGCTCGACCGGGACGGCCTGACCCTGCGCATCACCGGGCGCTCACCGCGCCTGGACCGGCTGCTGACGGTCACCGGCACCTTCGAGCACCTCGTCGGCGAGGCCGAACCCGGTGAGGACGAGCGGGAACAGGCCGTCGCCGATGCCGAGGACGCGCCCCGGGGTCCCGCCGGCTGA
- a CDS encoding MarR family transcriptional regulator, whose translation MPQSLPFRSPEQVAQVACGVSELLEVLWGRGQAAALAGPLPPSQFRALTVIEGHQRVNQRTLGAALGSRPSSVSRLCDRLEAAGLVERVASPTSRREVDLRLSRRGAAVLDEFRASRARELEAVLRSMAPAELSTLVKGLEQFQEAAAAHIGLLDAGPGPEGQTEATA comes from the coding sequence ATGCCCCAGAGTCTGCCCTTCCGCTCCCCTGAGCAGGTGGCGCAGGTCGCTTGCGGAGTCTCCGAGCTGCTGGAAGTGCTCTGGGGGCGTGGCCAGGCGGCCGCGCTGGCCGGGCCGCTGCCGCCCTCGCAGTTCCGGGCGCTGACCGTCATCGAGGGCCACCAGCGCGTCAACCAGCGGACCTTGGGCGCGGCCCTGGGCTCCCGGCCGTCGTCGGTGAGCCGGCTCTGCGACCGGCTGGAAGCGGCCGGCCTGGTCGAGCGGGTGGCCAGTCCCACCAGCCGCCGGGAGGTCGATCTCCGGCTCAGCCGACGCGGCGCGGCCGTGCTCGACGAGTTCCGCGCCTCGCGCGCCCGGGAGCTGGAGGCCGTCCTGCGCTCCATGGCACCGGCCGAGCTGAGCACCCTGGTCAAGGGGCTCGAACAGTTCCAGGAGGCCGCCGCCGCGCACATCGGTCTGCTCGACGCCGGGCCCGGTCCCGAAGGGCAGACCGAAGCCACCGCGTGA
- a CDS encoding PP2C family protein-serine/threonine phosphatase: MDGAGRVLSCDDPAGGLLRNVRVGALLADTAPGWLSRAHTDLLTGGDETQPQVARGRIGEGTVEAFPSRRTDGAVSWWLVDDSDLRSARDQLETERARSRLLQEVSSELLASLNVDRCMAVTASLAAAHLADAAVIVGVGNGRSHPVTWACGDRVTQDDVVLDPADLPGLTEALLGFPPVPSRWIDPAGTPAWAIPEGFDRTASEIGSVVVVPLPGHGFPAGALVLLRRCEEAAFSEAEETFARLFAARAGAALSAARIYAQQTRITDVLMRELLPPTLRRTQGIDFSGRYRPSAASERIGGDFYDVHPADDPDGEAFAVLGDVCGKGLEAAVLTGKIRNTVEALLPFASDHARMLSLLNSALLSSHHTRFATMVLASAVRERDRVRLRVTSAGHPPPLVVRADGRVEETGTRGTLVGVLSEMTVTGASVVLHPGETCLLYSDGITEAHGGPLGDQMFGEERLRAVLAECAGMPAEAVTERVQMVASQWVGDGPHDDMALLAITAPRATHLTAVDGHTRGRFTS; this comes from the coding sequence GTGGACGGCGCGGGCCGCGTGCTGTCCTGCGACGATCCGGCGGGCGGCCTCCTCAGGAACGTCCGCGTCGGCGCGCTGCTCGCAGACACCGCCCCCGGCTGGCTGTCCCGGGCCCACACCGACCTGCTGACGGGTGGCGACGAGACCCAGCCCCAGGTGGCCCGGGGCCGGATCGGCGAGGGAACGGTCGAGGCCTTCCCCAGCCGGCGCACCGACGGCGCCGTGTCCTGGTGGCTGGTCGACGACAGCGATCTGCGCTCGGCCCGCGACCAGCTGGAGACCGAGCGCGCCCGCTCACGCCTGCTCCAGGAGGTCTCCAGCGAACTGCTGGCGTCGCTAAACGTGGACCGCTGCATGGCGGTGACCGCGTCGCTCGCGGCGGCGCACCTCGCCGACGCGGCGGTCATCGTCGGGGTCGGCAACGGCCGGAGCCACCCGGTGACCTGGGCGTGCGGCGACCGTGTGACCCAGGACGACGTCGTCCTGGACCCCGCCGACCTGCCGGGCCTGACCGAGGCGCTGCTGGGCTTTCCCCCGGTGCCCTCCCGCTGGATCGACCCCGCAGGGACACCGGCCTGGGCGATCCCCGAGGGCTTCGACCGGACGGCCTCCGAGATCGGCTCGGTGGTCGTGGTGCCGCTGCCCGGACACGGCTTCCCGGCCGGCGCCCTCGTCCTGCTGCGCCGCTGCGAGGAGGCGGCCTTCAGCGAGGCGGAGGAGACCTTCGCGCGGCTCTTCGCCGCCCGCGCCGGAGCCGCCCTGTCGGCCGCCCGGATATACGCACAGCAGACGCGGATCACCGATGTCCTGATGCGGGAACTGCTGCCTCCGACGCTGCGCCGGACCCAGGGCATCGACTTCTCGGGCCGCTACCGTCCCTCCGCGGCGAGCGAGCGGATCGGCGGCGACTTCTACGACGTCCACCCGGCGGACGATCCCGACGGCGAGGCGTTCGCGGTCCTCGGCGACGTGTGCGGCAAGGGACTCGAAGCGGCCGTGCTCACCGGCAAGATCCGCAACACCGTCGAGGCGCTGCTGCCCTTCGCCTCGGACCACGCCCGCATGCTGTCGTTGCTCAACAGCGCCCTGCTCTCCTCCCACCACACCCGCTTCGCCACGATGGTGCTCGCCTCCGCGGTGCGCGAGCGGGACCGGGTCAGGCTCCGCGTCACGAGCGCCGGGCACCCCCCGCCCCTCGTCGTGCGCGCCGACGGCCGCGTCGAGGAGACCGGCACGCGCGGCACCCTGGTCGGCGTGCTCTCCGAGATGACGGTGACCGGCGCGAGTGTCGTGCTGCACCCCGGCGAGACCTGCCTGTTGTACTCCGACGGCATCACCGAGGCGCACGGCGGACCGCTGGGAGACCAGATGTTCGGTGAGGAACGGCTGCGCGCCGTGCTCGCCGAGTGCGCCGGGATGCCCGCGGAGGCGGTCACCGAGCGCGTGCAGATGGTCGCCTCGCAATGGGTCGGCGACGGCCCGCACGACGACATGGCGCTCCTGGCCATCACGGCCCCGCGCGCCACTCATCTCACCGCTGTGGACGGACACACCCGGGGAAGGTTCACGTCATGA
- a CDS encoding PP2C family protein-serine/threonine phosphatase: MTKFLSAERAIRAAAPFDLLETVRRALVEEYGALSVDLLMADYSLTLLQPVTELPHTAEPVPVHASAAGRAFASQDAHTRTVRGEGSVDLFLPVTVRGDRLGILAVRVPEKRCTPQEVDELTDLAEILGHEIVVADRDTDVYLQARRASRLTLAAEMQWQLLPGRSYTRTEYAIGAQLEPAYAIHGDNFDWAATGDTLTLTVTNGMGEGIEASLLTNLAVNALRNARRAGIGIADQAALADQALYAQHRGERYVSTLLLSFDLATGRVRAVDAGSPQLWRRRGRTVEQIPFEAQLPLGMFEETDYVEQEFDVLPGDRLLFVSDGVYSALSSTGEAYGERRLARAVQAASLLPASAVPRAILQELAGHMNADAEDDALVVCLDWFGRESRSV, encoded by the coding sequence GTGACGAAGTTCCTCAGCGCCGAGCGGGCGATCCGCGCCGCCGCGCCCTTCGACCTGCTGGAGACCGTGCGCCGGGCGCTCGTCGAGGAGTACGGAGCCCTCTCCGTCGATCTGCTGATGGCCGACTACAGCCTGACGCTCCTGCAACCGGTGACGGAACTGCCGCACACCGCCGAGCCCGTCCCCGTGCACGCCAGCGCCGCCGGCCGGGCCTTCGCCAGCCAGGACGCCCACACCAGGACCGTGCGCGGCGAGGGATCCGTGGATCTCTTCCTGCCGGTCACCGTGCGCGGCGACAGACTCGGCATCCTCGCCGTGCGCGTGCCGGAGAAGAGATGCACGCCCCAGGAGGTCGACGAGCTCACCGACCTCGCGGAGATCCTCGGGCACGAGATCGTCGTCGCCGACCGGGACACCGACGTCTATCTGCAGGCCCGCAGGGCGAGCCGGCTCACCCTGGCCGCCGAGATGCAGTGGCAACTGCTGCCCGGCCGCTCCTACACGCGGACCGAGTACGCGATCGGCGCCCAGCTGGAACCCGCGTACGCCATCCACGGCGACAACTTCGACTGGGCCGCGACCGGCGACACCCTCACCCTCACCGTCACCAACGGCATGGGGGAGGGGATCGAGGCCTCGCTCCTGACCAACCTCGCCGTCAACGCCCTGCGCAACGCGCGGCGGGCCGGCATCGGCATCGCCGACCAGGCGGCCCTCGCCGACCAGGCGCTCTACGCACAGCACCGCGGCGAGCGATACGTCTCCACGCTGCTGCTCTCCTTCGACCTGGCGACCGGGCGGGTGCGGGCGGTGGACGCCGGCTCGCCGCAGCTGTGGCGCCGGCGCGGCCGGACGGTGGAGCAGATCCCGTTCGAGGCGCAGCTGCCCCTCGGGATGTTCGAGGAGACGGACTACGTGGAGCAGGAGTTCGACGTGCTCCCCGGTGACCGGCTCCTCTTCGTCAGCGACGGCGTCTACTCGGCGCTGTCCTCGACGGGCGAGGCCTACGGCGAGCGCAGGCTCGCCCGTGCCGTCCAGGCCGCGAGCCTGCTGCCGGCGTCGGCGGTGCCGCGGGCGATCCTCCAGGAGCTGGCGGGGCATATGAACGCCGATGCGGAGGACGATGCTCTCGTGGTGTGTCTCGACTGGTTCGGGCGTGAATCCCGTTCGGTCTGA
- a CDS encoding cobalamin-dependent protein (Presence of a B(12) (cobalamin)-binding domain implies dependence on cobalamin itself, in one of its several forms, or in some unusual lineages, dependence on a cobalamin-like analog.), whose translation MTSPSVVTDETLSFDVLREQLWRAVIACDDTHAVALTRYALGEPGPADLPAAAERILLELIAPVQRRVGLEWAANTLTVAQEHAATAISARCVTAVADRAARTLTGPSRGRVTVACVEGEWHALPARLVAEILRLRGWTVDYLGAQVPTEHLVAHLHARVADAVLLSCSTPPQLPAAHTAISACQAGGTPVLAGGAGFGPQGRHALRMGAEWAADADAAHTLLEAGLDRPGASAVRLANHDLPHLDDQEYTAVKRSKRQLIKQAFVDLEEAFPPMAAYSAVQRDRTAEDLDHIVTYLAAALYVDDAELFTSFVAWTADILGARGVPPHSLLPVLDSLLRRLTDFPRAVRILAAARKILTVPRPGQPA comes from the coding sequence ATGACATCGCCGAGCGTCGTCACGGACGAGACGCTGTCGTTCGATGTGCTGCGCGAGCAGCTGTGGAGAGCCGTGATCGCCTGCGACGACACGCACGCCGTGGCACTGACCCGATACGCCCTGGGCGAGCCCGGGCCCGCGGACCTGCCGGCCGCGGCCGAGCGGATCCTGCTCGAACTGATCGCGCCGGTCCAGCGGCGCGTCGGCCTGGAATGGGCGGCGAACACGCTCACCGTCGCCCAGGAGCACGCGGCCACCGCCATCAGCGCCCGCTGCGTCACCGCCGTCGCCGATCGCGCCGCGCGGACCCTGACCGGGCCGTCCCGCGGCCGGGTGACCGTGGCGTGTGTGGAGGGCGAATGGCACGCCCTGCCCGCCCGTCTGGTCGCCGAGATACTGCGACTGCGCGGCTGGACCGTCGACTACCTGGGCGCACAGGTGCCCACCGAGCACCTGGTCGCCCACCTCCACGCACGGGTCGCCGACGCGGTGCTGCTGTCCTGCTCGACACCGCCCCAACTGCCCGCGGCGCACACGGCGATCAGCGCCTGCCAGGCCGGTGGAACCCCGGTGCTGGCCGGGGGCGCCGGCTTTGGTCCGCAGGGGCGCCACGCGCTGCGGATGGGCGCCGAGTGGGCCGCCGACGCCGATGCCGCGCACACCCTCCTGGAGGCGGGGCTCGACCGGCCCGGCGCGTCGGCCGTCCGTCTCGCGAACCACGATCTGCCGCACCTCGACGACCAGGAATACACCGCGGTGAAGCGGTCGAAGCGGCAACTGATCAAGCAGGCCTTCGTGGACCTCGAAGAGGCCTTCCCGCCGATGGCCGCCTACAGCGCCGTGCAGCGGGACCGCACCGCCGAGGACCTGGACCACATCGTCACGTACCTCGCCGCGGCCCTCTACGTCGACGACGCCGAGCTGTTCACGTCCTTCGTCGCCTGGACCGCCGACATCCTCGGCGCCCGCGGCGTCCCGCCGCACAGCCTGCTGCCGGTCCTGGACTCGCTCCTGCGCCGGCTGACCGACTTCCCGCGCGCCGTACGGATCCTCGCCGCGGCCCGCAAGATCCTCACCGTTCCCCGACCCGGACAGCCCGCATGA
- a CDS encoding MFS transporter, with protein sequence MSAETTQAASEAEPEWNPEAVRRHRGLFRVIERRRSPKLRRSDITVTEEPAVKRAVKAAMLGNAMEWFDFGIYSYMAVTLGKVFFPSGNPTAQTLASFGAFAAAFLLRPIGGFVFGPLGDRIGRKKVLSLTMIMMALGTFGIGLVPSYAAIGIWAPVLLLLFRVIQGFSTGGEYGGAATFIAEYAPDKRRGFFGSYLEFGTLAGYVGAAGLVTILTTALDDGAMLSWGWRVPFLVAGPLGLIGMYMRLKLEDTPAYQELEREQERGAERPKFRFGPFFRDHWRALLLCMVLVAAYDIADYGLLSYMPTYLTDELKYGSTAGLVALVVVMVVLMCLVHPLGALSDRVGRKPVLLTGMLGFVVLTVPAFLLLRAGGHFAIYAGLLLLGLCLLTFLATMSAVLPALFPTEVRYSALAISFNVAGSLFGGTTPLVMEGLTSATGNNLMPAFYMMFAAVVGAVAVLFMKETARQPLAGSPPSVSTAEEASELVAAQYTRGPLSQLPADLPDSPAEPEQPGNREPAGV encoded by the coding sequence GTGAGCGCGGAGACGACGCAGGCGGCAAGTGAGGCCGAGCCCGAGTGGAACCCGGAGGCGGTCCGCCGCCACCGGGGCCTGTTCCGGGTGATCGAGCGACGGCGCAGCCCCAAGCTGCGGCGCAGCGACATCACCGTGACCGAGGAGCCGGCGGTCAAGCGTGCGGTGAAGGCCGCGATGCTCGGCAACGCCATGGAGTGGTTCGACTTCGGCATCTACTCCTACATGGCCGTCACCCTGGGCAAGGTGTTCTTCCCGTCGGGCAACCCGACGGCCCAGACCCTCGCCTCGTTCGGCGCGTTCGCCGCGGCCTTCCTGCTGCGGCCGATCGGCGGATTCGTCTTCGGCCCGCTCGGTGACCGGATCGGCCGCAAGAAGGTCCTCTCCCTCACCATGATCATGATGGCGCTCGGCACCTTCGGCATCGGCCTGGTACCCAGTTACGCCGCCATCGGCATCTGGGCGCCGGTCCTGCTGCTCCTCTTCCGCGTCATCCAGGGCTTCTCGACCGGCGGCGAGTACGGCGGCGCGGCCACCTTCATCGCCGAGTACGCGCCGGACAAGCGCCGCGGCTTCTTCGGCAGCTACCTGGAGTTCGGCACGCTCGCCGGATACGTCGGCGCGGCCGGCCTGGTCACCATCCTGACCACCGCCCTGGACGACGGCGCCATGCTCTCCTGGGGCTGGCGCGTACCGTTCCTGGTCGCCGGACCGCTCGGCCTGATCGGCATGTACATGCGGCTCAAGCTGGAGGACACCCCGGCCTACCAGGAGCTGGAGCGCGAGCAGGAGCGCGGCGCGGAGCGCCCGAAGTTCAGGTTCGGCCCGTTCTTCCGCGACCACTGGCGCGCGCTGCTGCTGTGCATGGTGCTCGTCGCCGCCTACGACATCGCCGACTACGGCCTGCTGTCGTACATGCCGACCTACCTGACCGACGAGCTGAAGTACGGCTCCACCGCGGGCCTCGTGGCCCTCGTCGTCGTCATGGTCGTCCTGATGTGCCTGGTCCACCCGCTCGGCGCCCTGTCCGATCGGGTCGGCCGCAAGCCCGTCCTGCTCACCGGCATGCTCGGCTTCGTCGTCCTGACCGTGCCCGCCTTCCTGCTGCTGCGCGCCGGAGGCCACTTCGCGATCTACGCCGGTCTGCTGCTGCTCGGCCTGTGCCTGCTGACGTTCCTCGCGACGATGTCCGCCGTGCTCCCGGCGCTCTTCCCGACGGAGGTGCGCTACTCGGCGCTCGCGATCTCGTTCAACGTCGCCGGCTCCCTCTTCGGCGGCACCACGCCGCTGGTGATGGAGGGCCTGACGAGTGCGACCGGCAACAACCTCATGCCGGCGTTCTACATGATGTTCGCGGCCGTCGTCGGCGCGGTCGCCGTCCTGTTCATGAAGGAGACGGCGCGCCAGCCGCTGGCCGGGTCGCCGCCGTCGGTCTCCACCGCCGAGGAGGCCTCGGAGCTGGTCGCCGCCCAGTACACGCGCGGCCCGCTCTCGCAGCTCCCCGCCGACCTTCCCGACAGCCCGGCCGAGCCGGAGCAGCCCGGCAACCGGGAACCGGCCGGCGTCTGA
- a CDS encoding cation diffusion facilitator family transporter, whose product MSRHDHEPTSGHTDSPGDAHDHGGHGHAGHGHGVSADADRRWLAIALTLITGFMAVEIVIGVVARSLALISDAAHMLTDAASIVLALIAMRLAARPAKGRFTYGLKRVEILSAQANGLTLLLLAVWLAYEAVRRLFAPPEVAGGLMLATALAGIVVNVAATWCLSRANRSSLNVEGAYQHILNDLFAFIGTAIAALIVVLTGFARADAIATLVVVVLMVKAGYGLLRDSGRIFLEAAPAGLDPDALGDRLVAQKQVVEVHDLHVWQITSGQAALSAHVLVEPGGDCHAVRRVLGELLRDDYGITHTTLQVDHAPEPVLHVARSGAAGTDAHCADAHGPVHREEPHAH is encoded by the coding sequence ATGAGCCGGCACGACCACGAGCCGACGTCGGGGCACACCGACAGTCCCGGGGACGCGCACGACCACGGCGGCCACGGGCACGCCGGTCACGGCCACGGTGTCTCGGCGGACGCCGACCGCCGCTGGCTCGCCATCGCGCTGACGCTGATCACGGGATTCATGGCCGTCGAGATCGTCATCGGCGTGGTCGCCCGCTCCCTCGCGCTGATCTCGGACGCGGCGCACATGCTCACGGACGCGGCGTCCATCGTGCTCGCGCTGATCGCGATGCGGCTGGCGGCCCGGCCCGCGAAGGGCCGCTTCACCTACGGGCTCAAGCGCGTGGAGATCCTGTCCGCGCAGGCCAACGGGCTCACGCTGCTCCTCCTCGCGGTGTGGCTCGCGTACGAGGCCGTGCGCCGGCTCTTCGCGCCGCCCGAGGTGGCGGGCGGGCTGATGCTCGCGACCGCGCTCGCCGGCATCGTCGTGAACGTGGCCGCGACCTGGTGCCTGTCCCGGGCGAACCGCTCCTCGCTCAATGTGGAGGGCGCCTACCAGCACATCCTCAACGACCTGTTCGCGTTCATCGGCACCGCGATCGCCGCCCTGATCGTCGTCCTCACCGGTTTCGCCCGCGCCGACGCCATCGCCACCCTCGTGGTCGTCGTCCTGATGGTGAAGGCGGGGTACGGGCTGTTGCGGGACTCCGGGCGCATCTTCCTGGAGGCCGCCCCCGCGGGCCTGGACCCCGACGCCCTCGGCGACCGGCTCGTCGCGCAGAAGCAGGTCGTCGAGGTGCACGATCTGCACGTCTGGCAGATCACCTCGGGGCAGGCTGCCCTGTCCGCGCACGTGCTGGTCGAGCCCGGGGGCGACTGCCACGCCGTACGCCGTGTGCTGGGCGAACTGCTGCGCGACGACTACGGCATCACGCACACCACCCTTCAGGTCGATCACGCCCCGGAGCCCGTCCTCCATGTCGCCCGGTCCGGCGCGGCCGGGACCGACGCCCACTGCGCGGACGCCCACGGCCCGGTCCACCGGGAAGAGCCGCACGCGCACTGA